From a single Girardinichthys multiradiatus isolate DD_20200921_A chromosome 17, DD_fGirMul_XY1, whole genome shotgun sequence genomic region:
- the uhrf1bp1l gene encoding UHRF1-binding protein 1-like isoform X5, giving the protein MAGLIKKQILKHLSRFAKNLSPDKINLSTLKGEGQLTNLELDEEVLQSLLDLPTWLAINRVFCNKAAIRIPWTKLKTHPISLNLDKVIMEMSTCDEPRPPNGPSPIATASGQSEYGFAEKVVEGISLSINSIVIKISAKAFNASFELSQLQVYSVNTSWSIGDLRSTRIQDPQRGEILTFKEISWQMIRIEADAIQSAEHEMLSAPIRLITNQSKIRVTLKRRMKDCNVVASKLILILDDLLWVLTDSQLKAMVQYAKSLSEAMEKSAQQRKSMAADDQVSSPPPTAQQVRTQQASTAADQSATMAKLFSAYDVCETSHHLQVTHLDLHICDDIHAKDKATSRRITGGAMQLSFSSITFDYYPFHKAGDSCVHWMHYSEATKTRESWAKSLLDEFQTNVDSLKSAFRDRQGPGAAHSSPHHVSLKDEVYEPLGSQEKAEGEVGLREADGGLLDWSPHTQPPPQCCWCLEPGKINTSSSSTSFSPPPPQTPKTQLMSSSFVLRMADFSIYQVSTADQRRSSPKTMISCNKKSLYLPPEMPAIHVEFTEYYFPDGKDYPIPCPNLYAQLNALQLVLDPRSLVWINLFALELRQSLEQFMEIYKLNDSQKPDEHVDIKVDGLMLKMECKAE; this is encoded by the exons ATGGCTGGGCTTATTAAGAAGCAGATCTTGAAGCATCTCTCCAG GTTTGCTAAGAACCTGTCACCTGACAAGATCAACCTGAGCACGCTGAAGGGGGAGGGCCAGCTGACCAACCTGGAGCTAGACGAGGAGGTCCTGCAGAGTCTGCTGGACCTGCCCACCTGGCTGGCAATCAACCGTGTGTTCTGCAACAAGGCTGCCATCAGG ATACCATGGACAAAACTAAAGACTCACCCAATTTCTTTG AACCTGGATAAGGTGATAATGGAAATGAGCACGTGTGATGAACCCCGTCCACCTAATGGTCCCTCTCCCATTGCAACAGCATCTGGACAAAG TGAATATGGCTTTGCTGAGAAGGTGGTGGAGGGCATATCGTTATCCATCAACTCCATCGTCATCAAGATCAGCGCAAAGGCTTTTAACGCCTCCTTTGAGCTCTCCCAGCTGCAGGTGTACAGCGTCAACACCAGCTGGAGCATCGGTGACCTGCGGTCCACCCGCATCCAGGATCCTCAGAGGGGGGAG atcctgacatttAAAGAAATCAGCTGGCAGATGATCCGCATCGAGGCTGACGCCATTCAGAGCGCCGAACACGAGATGCTGAGTGCTCCCATCCGCCTCATCACCAACCAGTCGAAGATCAGAGTCACCCTTAAGAGACGG ATGAAAGACTGCAACGTGGTGGCTTCAAAGCTGATTCTTATCTTGGACGACCTCCTGTGGGTGCTGACCGATTCCCAGCTCAAAGCTATGGTGCAGTATGCAAAGTCTCTCAgcgaggccatggagaagtctgctcagcagaggaagagcATGGCTGCAGACGATCAG GTGTCATCGCCACCACCTACAGCCCAACAAGTGCGCACCCAGCAGGCGTCCACAGCCGCTGACCAGAGTGCAACCATGGCCAAGCTGTTCAGCGCTTACGATGTGTGTGAGACCTCCCACCACCTCCAGGTCACACACCTGGACCTGCACATCTGTGATGACATCCACGCCAAGGACAAAG CTACCAGTAGGAGGATAACAGGTGGAGCAATGCAGCTTTCCTTTAGCTCCATCACCTTTGACTACTATCCTTTCCACAAAGCAG GGGACAGTTGTGTCCACTGGATGCACTACAGCGAAGCAACTAAAACTAGAGAGAGCTGGGCAAAAAGTCTGCTGGATGAGTTCCAAACCAACGTAGACAGTTTAAAGAGTGCGTTTCGAGACCGACAAGGCCCGGGTGCTGCTCACAGCTCCCCACATCATG TGTCCCTTAAGGACGAGGTTTATGAACCTCTAGGAAGTCAGGAGAAAGCAGAAGGAGAAGTAGGGCTTAGGGAGGCAGATGGAGGACTCCTAGATTGGAGCCCCCACACACAACCTCCACCCCAGTGCTGCTGGTGCCTAGAACCAG GTAAGATaaacacctcctcctccagcacTTCCTTCAGCCCTCCACCCCCTCAAACTCCAAAGACCCAGCTCATGTCCAGCTCGTTTGTTCTCAGGATGGCAGACTTCAGCATCTACCAG GTGTCAACAGCAGACCAGCGGCGCTCCAGCCCCAAGACCATGATCTCCTGTAATAAGAAGTCCTTGTACCTTCCCCCGGAGATGCCGGCCATCCATGTTGAGTTTACAGAATACTACTTTCCTGATGGAAAAGACTACCCCA TTCCTTGTCCCAACCTGTATGCCCAGCTTAACGCCCTGCAGCTGGTTCTGGATCCTCGCAGTCTGGTGTGGATCAACCTCTTCGCCCTGGAGCTCAGACAGAGTCTGGAGCAGTTCATGGAGATCTACAAGCTCAATGACTCTCAGAAGCCTGATGAGCACGTTGACATCAAGGTGGATGGCCTCATGCTAAAA ATGGAGTGCAAGGCTGAGTAA